ACCAACTCAGGACAAAGCTCCGACCAGTTAactttcttcttgttttgaGTCATGTTGAAGCCTAAAAGATCGAAACTCTGGTCTTCAAATCGTCTGAGAGTGCCCTAGTGACAGCAAAACCCTAGAGAGTCGCTAACTATATATTGTGAAGCAAATAACcagaaaataatgtataattaaaatttgttagTCTTGACAGCAATTAAATAGAGATTAGATATATTTCCTGTCgccaaaaaaaagatatatttccTGTTTTTTTATTGATAAGAAGATATATTTCCTGTTTTATTTGTGATAATTTGCtaattgtatatatttaaaaaaatatatatgtattaagaaaataaataaatatttattaattttatatgaagatttcttttaaattgataaatggGAACccatataaaatatgttaacttttATACAATAAACACTAGGCGTTTTATCAGCAATTGAGGGTTTAATAGTTtcacaaaaatttataaataaatatgatttttaaatatttaataattaattaaatattaaaaaattatataagataaagttttttattttaattaaatatcttttattacgtaaataatttttgaaaacaatcatatatacataatcataatatataatgGTTTTAGATAATAATGATTAttaacttaataaaaaaatataaccaatTATTTATGTATGattgtatattaaaaaatatgaccaattatttattaaaagtaataaagaTTTTAAACGCTTTAAATTTTAGCGTGAAAGTGAAAAACTTACTTCACAaatgatattataaatatttttgaattatttgtcaatttttttCAGAATTATCATAATGAGTGACTTTGATTGTGAAATTTGTCTTATAagataaatggttaatatatattaaaataaaatcggTTTAATATTATCaaccaaatataatataaacatatatatatatatatacacattacataatattataacattaccaatttttgtcaacaaatataatatatttaactatGATATTATCGTTTgaagtttttaattattcacAAGATAACGATAAGTTATCTGCTAATCActcaaattatttttgaaaattaataataaaacataaaatatgattaaacctaaattatgaaaaacatgacaaatcaTCAAAGTTAATTGTCAAATAATAgtagatatatataatataaatggaaatcaaaataacaattaaaacaGAAATAGTAAAAGAGGTATTATAAAATACCTTACACTTatatgttttgtatatataattagttaCAATTTCTTGTATTAGTTACTACTGTTAGAAAACCATAGGatttaactatatataatataaccaTTAACCAATATatgtaataaaaacttaatcaattgaaaaaaaataatcgattgcatataattaatcaaaaattgTGCTACAGGATATGGAAAATAAAGAGAACACGTGTTATTAATATTTCTAATAAACCATTTCCATTCTTTATGAAATGTCTACAAGTGAGTTGCAAAAGGACTAAAGAGCGCTTCGCCCATACCACAATGCCACACATTACACGGAGTCAGTATCGATCCAACGTTACTTTCATTAACATTATATTTCCATTGATTAGTTCATCCACCATACAATGAATTCATTTCTCGTAACATGTTCTTCAAGTTTCAAACATGATCACTGAAACTTTTAACTTAGGAAAAAGGTTAACACTCCAAAACTATCTCATTTAAcctttatgtttatatatggtcGAAAATGTTATCAATATCATATagttcattattttatattatacagtattaaatatttttaattgtgaATATAACAACAGTTATTGAGCTGCTAATCACGTTCACATCACACtgatcattattattattatttttgtttttgttcaaccTCACTGATCGTTattttaagaagaaaataatGTTAGCTAGCTACTGAGCTGCTAATCACGTTCACATCAAACTGatataatgatttatttttcttcttctaacgAATCTAATTATCTAAAGACAAGCTGAAGCTACCACTTTCCATTTCGAATTTTACAAATTGGAATTTTCTGAATTACACAAAACAATTATTCTTAATTATTCCAATCTTCTTCATGTAgaatattaaactaaaaaaaaagtaaaataaaatctagGAGTCAGGCGTAAGATGCGGAAACGAACAAGACGAACACCTGACGAGACCGTTCTCGTTACAGGCCGAGCACGTTCTAAACCCTAGCTTCTCCGTGTGCACCTTATGGCTACCGTGACAGACGTTGCACGGTACGAATCTGTGACCGCCGCAAATCTCGCACACGCTTGGCTCAACTCTCGGCAGCTCTTGCACGAGCTTCTTCAGCTCTCCGATCTCGTGAAGCTGTTTCACTTCCTCAGCTCCTCCGACGTAACGGCCGCCGATAAAGACTCGCGGCAGCTTCGGCGTCTTCGGAAAATCCTTCTCGCCGCTGCCGAAGATCCGGTCCAGCTCGGCTGCGAACGACGCGTCCATCGAGAGATCTCGCTCGTCGATTCGCACGGGGAAGCTGCGGAGGATCGCGGTGACGGCTCGGCAGGCTTCGAACGTGGGACGAACGACGCGGAGGCTGGTGAAGTAGACGACGATGCTGCTCTCCGCGCCGGGGATTGAAATGCGTATAGCATCCGGTTCGGGATTGCGACGTATAGGCTCGGAATCTGCGCGGAGGAGGTTGTTAGACGGACGAGTCGGCCAGGAACGGAGGATCAAATTCGCGGCGCAGACTCGGTGGAAGACTCTAGAAACGTGGTtaggagagggagagggagagggagaagCGCAAGGAGATGAAGGGAAGGAAGATGAATCGTCGGTGGTGCAGAGGTGGTGGATGTCTTTGAAGGAGGCGGTGGGAGAGAAGGTGTTGTGAATCTTAACCGACGATTTACGCCACGGCCGCCACATTGACGGTGTAGAACGGCGGAGTAAATTAGGGTTTGTGTGTATTGAGATTTGCAGAGAAAAATGGAGTTTGGGAAGAGAGAAGGGACGGGTGGTGGTTAAAACAAAAGTGGTTGGTATTGTTAaaccctctctctctcgtttctcTTTTATTATTGTTAAACATTGGTTGTGTAAAAACAGGTGATTTAACGTTACTAATTATAATTAGGTGGCTAATTATAGTTGttattctgttttaatgcctttttcattttacaaatatatttagttttatcaCACATATTAGAAGAAAAATTAGGAATTAATAGCACATGGCCTGATAGTGTTTCGACAATTTAGTAGTAATAGAGATGGAACTTAGATAAATCTTATGAAATAAATTGCAGGTGCAAGCATAAATTGTTATTACTAGGAAATTTAATTGAAGCTTTTTGTTATAAGGGACTTGCAATTAAACTTAGCTACAAATTATATAACATCTCATTTTCTTGACTATATGTTATTACTacattgatatttttaaattttctaaattgtaaatttgtatgtttatgcaattttttttttgtctcaacG
The window above is part of the Brassica napus cultivar Da-Ae chromosome C3, Da-Ae, whole genome shotgun sequence genome. Proteins encoded here:
- the LOC106385191 gene encoding uncharacterized protein At5g39865-like yields the protein MWRPWRKSSVKIHNTFSPTASFKDIHHLCTTDDSSSFPSSPCASPSPSPSPNHVSRVFHRVCAANLILRSWPTRPSNNLLRADSEPIRRNPEPDAIRISIPGAESSIVVYFTSLRVVRPTFEACRAVTAILRSFPVRIDERDLSMDASFAAELDRIFGSGEKDFPKTPKLPRVFIGGRYVGGAEEVKQLHEIGELKKLVQELPRVEPSVCEICGGHRFVPCNVCHGSHKVHTEKLGFRTCSACNENGLVRCSSCSFPHLTPDS